GTAGGGCAGCATGTGGGTGATCAGCGCAAAGCTCGCGCCGCGCTCGGCCGCCCAGCGGATGGCACGCGGCAGTTCCCGCAGGTTGTCGCGCATGGCGACGAATTCCATGCCGATCTCCAGGCGGCTTGCGGGCTGCTCGGCCCGGGCCTGGGCCAGGGCGTTAAGGGCGCGTTCCACGGCGTGGATATCGCCGCCCTCGCGCACCTTGCGAAACAACTCGGGCGACGCCGCATCCACCGACAGGCAGATTTTGTCGAGACCCGCCGCCACCAGACTGCGCGCCCGCTGTTCGCTGATCAGCAGGCCGTTGCTCTGGAAACCCACCCAGGCGCCTGCGGGCATCTCGGTCTTGGCCGCCGCGATCATGTCCTCAAGCCGGGGATGCAGCAAAGGCTCGCCGATGCCATTGAGGATCAGGGCTTCGAGATGGGGAAATGCGGGTTTGAGGGCGGCAAAGGTTGCGTCGCCGAGGTCGCCCTCGCAGATGCCGCTGCCCGGATTCTGCTTCATGCACATGAAGCATTCCATGTTGCAGCGGGTGGTCACCTCGACGAACAGCTTGGCGGGAAAGTTCGCCAGGGCGGGGTGGTTGTCTCCCGTGGGTCGGGTATGCGGACAGGCTTGGCCGGGATGCATGATGATCTCTCTCCTTGGATGGGCTCCACACAATGATTGCAAGCACCTTGCACGATTTAACATCAAAAGCGGGCATGAGTCTTTGATGGAGGTCAACTCCCGTCTTTTTTATCCGCCTATGCGCCCCCCCAAAAAAAAGAGGGGGAAGACGGATCTTCCCCCATTGCAGCAGGTGGAGAGTGAGGAGGCACTCGCTCGCCGGGTGGTGCTTGAGTTATTCCGCGGGGGTCGGATCGATGACGGTCAGGACCTTGGCGACGCTGTCGGCCGGAAAGCCGCCCTGCCGGGCATGTTCCTGGACCAGCTCCGCATTGGGTGCGATATAGACGCAGTAGATCTTGTCGTCGGTCACAAAGCTTTGCACCCACTGGATTTTCGGCCCCAGTTGGTTGAGCACGCCGCAGGATTTCTGGGAGATCCCCTGAAGCTGATCGGCGGTGAGCTTACCCGCGCCGGGGATGCTGCGTTCGATGATGAATTTCGGCATGGCGGATCTCCTTAGGGCTGGTAGATGTAATCAAGCCCCTGATATCCGCAGGCCGGACACTTGATGGGCACCTTGGTCTGCTGGGGCTTGCCAGCGCAGGCGCCCAGGGACAAAGCCAGCATCGCCGTCACCATGAGCAGGATCAGCTTTTTCATGGATTTTTTCCTTTCCCTTAGAAATTGAGGATGGCGCCCAGGGCGACGGTTTTGGTCTCTTCCTCGGCCGTACCGATGGAAATTTCGTTCACGTTGTACTCGGCCACCAGTTTGAAATAGTCGTTGACGTTATAGAAAACGGCGCCCGTCGCGGTCTGGTTCTCCCACTTGTCGGCGGCTTTCAGCTCGTTTTCGCCGTAGGAACCGACGAATCGCAGCGGGCCATAGGTGTAGGACGCCTGAAGGAGCCAGCCGTTGCTGTCGAGTTCGCCGCCCGGTCCCGCCACGGGAAGCCCCAGGGTCGTGTCCGCGCCGGGGCCGAGCAGAAATCCGAGACCTTCAGCATTAAAGCCCGAGGCATGAAGGCTGAAACCGGCATAGCGCGCGCGCACACCGTAGGACACGCCTTTGCTGGTGATGTCCATGCCATTCTGGGCATTGCTTTCCGATTTCTGATA
This genomic interval from Geoalkalibacter sp. contains the following:
- a CDS encoding DUF4242 domain-containing protein — protein: MPKFIIERSIPGAGKLTADQLQGISQKSCGVLNQLGPKIQWVQSFVTDDKIYCVYIAPNAELVQEHARQGGFPADSVAKVLTVIDPTPAE